The genomic DNA CTGTGAATCCTGTAACAGTTATTCAggtattttttatgctttataTGCTAGCATATGCTTCAACTATTATGGTTTTGAGCTACTCAATGTGTGGGTGTGTTCTTTAAACGTTTGGGCATTTAACTAAGATATGATACCAGATTAGAACGCTggaaatacatttgaatattgtaAAATCATTTTAGAATAGTAAAGTATATACTTTTATAACTTtccaaattcataattaaacttttttcctAAAGCAATTTGAAAAGTCAGATTTTTTTGGTATGATCCGTATTTTCCACACATTTAGTAttgatttaaagtaatttacgttttttttccAAGTGCCTTCAAACGTAATCCAAATTAAAACACAAGAAATTTAattagcaaataaattatagaggTTTTGTTTTTCGCCAGCtttgtaaaatcttttatatGATTATAGACACATCCGAGGCGATTTCCCACCATTTTTACGTTTCCACGTTTGCCCACGTTCTATTTTAGTAAGCCCAGTTAAAGTAAGCAATATAGgttacgaaaaaatatatttccccCACGTTCTATTTCTTCAATACCTGtgaaggaaatatattttttcgtaacCTATATTGCTTACTTTAACTGGGGGCGGAAAAATATGATccttcttaaatattttactacgtTTTACTCTTTGgtatttactttgaatttaAGTATAGAGAAAGTAACagatttagaaaatgttttatctcaatgttcatcattggcctagccttttcccaactatgttggggtcggctaccagtccaaccggtttcagctaagtaccagtgttttacaaggagcgactgcctatctgacctccttaacccagttacctggacaacacgataccccttggttagactggctgtcagactttttcaagcttctgactacctgtaacgactgtcaaagatgtaggaataacagccgggacccacaatttaacgtgccttccgaaacatttTTTCAACCAACGGAATTTTATCTCAAtgttacagattaaaaaagtgtaaaaaatatttgagccgtatatttttctctataattgcgtaaagaacaaaaaacttacttatttgTAATACAACTCCCACATTACGGCTTTGGCTACTTTATGTCATTATGCTCTTAACAACAGTAGGCACTAAAAGATCGGCACAGGGTAAATAACGTGACACTATATAACTGcaataataaaaaccaaacttTATTCACGtgcaaattataatttcaaaacttaattaatgtGCTATTAGTTTTCTATGTTAGCACAATTTAACTGCATCCTTGCAGGCGTACGGTTGGGGCAGTTCTTCAGCTGTGTTACCTATGAATATTAAGGTAAACCCATTTTCTATCTTTTATAAACCGACTGTAGTAAAATAGTTATATAAAGGCTCtaaattaaagaattattaGTTGTCAGGCATCTGAGGGATATGTTTATTACTAGAGatcttcggactggatgaaacgattttgtttattttttcttctttttattgaataggGTCGGTtaggttttatgtttaaaaaatattatgaagataGTAGAGGATAATATATCAGGATCTAAACCCAATGTTGAAACTGTTACTATTTCCTGATTGAATTTTATGTAACTGTCGCGAATTCTTTTACTTATTGCCAACAGAAAGAATGTCTCGGCATAATCCTCTGCATTTATGCCATCGATTGCCTTCGTATCCTCCAAAAATCACCCACCACTACCAAGCCGGCAACCTTGTACCTTCCGAAAGACTTTCTCGAACGAAGAAACTTAGCCAACAGTATCAAAATACCGAACCGAGAGTTCTGTGGCAAGACGTTTCTACATCCTGAAAGCCAGTACGTGGTCCTTCCATGGTGGTACCACTACTGTCTGGGGTTGAAAGACAAGGACGAAAGGTTGATGAGGGGTAACCAACACTATAACTCCATACACAGACATATATTAAATGAGGCTCAAGCTTACAAAAAGAGGTTGCAAGAGAAACAGAAAAGGATTGCTGAACTGAAGAGGCTCATCTCATGATTCTAATTATGATACTTGCTTCTGTTTTATTGCATTCTATATTTAATCTAATAAAGGTATTGTAGTCCTGTTATCAGTCTTAACGATCATTTCATAAGTGAGAGCAAGGTGAAGAGATGCTAAAATGcttctaataaaatttattgaatatgAGATTGATTATTGCTCCTACGGTAGTAAGTTTATGACTGCATGGATGATGcagaggttgaggtcaccacgccaaactcattgtgcgcgacgtatcgcaggttcgatcccctcgtAAATGTTGTAAACgtaaatgcttgtcttgagtctggatATCTTTGAAACCCAAAAGAAACTTAATCAGACACCAGCTTTGAGCATAAAACAAACATAGATACATGCCCACGAAAATCTGTAGTTTGCTTATAAATCCTGTATTACTTGTGGGAATTATGAAAtactagctcttgcccgcgacttcgtccccgtgggtagaagatataagttatgatttatacctgccctgtttttttcacattttccattgtatcttcgctcctatttagtcgcagcgtgatggttcatagcctaaagccttcctcgatgaatggtctattcaacacaaaaatattttttcagttcggaccagtagtttgagattagcgcgttcaaacaaacaaacaatcatacaaacaaactcttcagctttatatattagtatagatatagattaaaaataacgaGTCAAACATGTAGATAACAATATTCAATGactaaagtaataaatacacGTTGAGTGGTTTATTATTGAGTGGATTGAGAGGCAATCTTCTCGATAAAGTCAGATAGTCTATCATATTCATATTGTTTGATAAGCCTGAGCTAATTATTCGTGTTAAGCACCGCTAATCAATATATGTGGGGGACCAGCTGTGCTTTCCATGATAAACCTTTCTTCATACTATCGCAGTAATAATAATGGTATGCTTTTTAGCAGTGCTGTTAACACTGATttatctgcatttttttttctttatatttttagggttttatgaaatattaaaaacgaagTCTATAAGTGAGGCTTCGTTGTTTGTCTACAGTGATTGCTAGACAATTgcaatttcattcaaatcaatTGCAGATGATCTATTTTTGTTACCGATATAAAAACtaacagtaaaaataaactttgaaacaATTATAATCCATCTCAACTTCAGCTAATTCAAAACCTCATAACAGATACCCTTCTACTGCCTGTACCACAAATTCGCACaccaaataatttgattaaaaacatcttaacacaaacattttcgtCATCTTTACACCGAAATCTCTGAAATCCGTAAAACGTATTAACAATGAGTCCACGAACAATAAGGTTTGTTACGATCAAAGGATTACGTGAGCGCGgtgttgtgtattttttgtatctacCTTGTATGTATTCCTTCTACCGGATGTAGATTGTAGAgcaaggttttttttcttcataagcTCAGTATATAGGCTATTTGCTGGCGGTATTGTTTTAGGTTGAACTTACAAAATTCCAAGAAAGGTTTAGGTTTAGTAGAATAtcattattaatagatttatatttaaaagaaaattataatatgtagttaattgttctttatctttaaaaaaatgcataaagattgtaatttttaaaagacGAAATCGTTTAAGCAttgattaatcaatttaaatatcttttactGCTATTGGAGTTACCAGGGCAACataaataaccttaaaataaactagaaacaCAGGTCCTGTTATCCCTGTGGacacatttcaataaaaaagagACAAAAGATCTCTGCCAAACAAAACCctcaaaaaattaaagaataaagcACTTGTTTATTTACCATACATAATTGTAATGACGTTAAGAGAGGTACAGGTGGCCATACATTCGGGTCACGTAGGACAAATAGGCGATCCTACAAATAGGCAGTTATGTTTACAAAACACGCTACGAACGATTTCCTTCGGCCATTAGTGTGGCGATAACGCATGCGCGTGAGCCTGCATCAATGTGAACTGTGACGAATAAtggatttttttcaaattgtaagtatttttattgtatttatagactatttttgtatgtaacgtaattttaattggtttattttttgctcTCTTGTACACTTAAAAGGTTTACGTCAAATTCATCTTTCAGTTAGTTTAAACTGGTAACAAATGCATTCGTACTGaattttgtgatttaaaattgACTTCCGAgatgtaaaatgtatttatttcaatgctATATTTCAATATGTTCGAGTTTACAAGTTTCATTTGCGATAAAACTTATCACCATGCAGTGTTGAAAAGAACTATATCTACTCATTTTTTTTGCCACGTAACAAGAAGTTACGATGCGTAACTTAAGTCAAAAGTTGGCCTTAAGTGTAATGCTGTGTCTCTCATTTTACAATTGAATGTAGAGACGATAAACATGAAAGAACGTCTCAAGTCTAATACTTAAAAGTCAATTTTTTGGTAAGTGTGAAGATATAAGAGAGTTGTAGACAAGTATTCATCCAAGGAAGGAACGTCTTGAATTCACGTGGTATGATTTTGTAACATACCGTGCTGTCTATAAATGTGGTATATACAGTGAGagcaataacaatataatttaaatatataaattacttCGCTGTATGGCAAATGCATACTGATTTGTATGGGAAATGAATATTGCTTTATAGAGCTATGGATGTATAAATATGTCGTTAACCCTGAACCAACACGGATGTACAATTGTTTGTCTAAAGTCCTTTGACCACGAGTAGTAGAGGAGGTACCAGAGTACCAGATTTTGTGTCACGATTATTTCGTTAATTGTGAAGCTTATAAGTTGTTATCGTAGTGACCTAAcgaattttttattcttttttttcagttagtATTAACTCTCCACATGACACAAGTCCTTACAAAATCGAAGTCTAAATCAAGGTCAAAGAAATATCAGACTTCGTCGTCAGACGAGGAGAGCATAGAGAACTTGTTGTACTACAAGGACTGTCAGAGGACTGCCAAAGAACAGACGACACCAGTGCCGGAGCCAGCACGCTACGTggagccgccgccgccgccaccgccgcggCAACCAGACTGCCCCTTCCCAAAGATGTGTTGCGCTCTCTCCTGCGGCAACGAGTGCGGAGGCAGCCAGCCCTCCTTCATTAGCAGGCAGATGGAGTCCATGCCTGGCCTTCAGTCTATGCAGCCCATGCAACCCCTGCCGCAAGCACGACCGCCTGACAGGATGGGTGCCGTTCAGCCAACTATCGTCCAAAGGCGGAAAAAGAAACTCAAATTCCAACCAAACAAAATGCAGGCACCTATATTAACGGGACCAACGAGAAGAGACGGCGGTGGCTTCACGAAGGAAAAGATCAAAAGCCTCATATCCCAGGATGATGACATCAGGAAGATATTAAAAGACCTCGTGAGGGTCACGATGCAGAAGGTGGACCTACTAGATATGATGGGCCCCAAAGTGCCCGCTGACAATGGTCTCACAGAGCCACCGACTCCCAAAATACCGTTCGAAGATTATGAAGAATGAATTGTGATATATCTAACATaggtacaattattttttcccccctttgtaaaataaagattttctaTTTACTTTTGCGGTTTCtttgcacaacgccatctagtggttATGTTTATATGGAGCAAGATATTACCACAGTAGTAGTATACCACTTTTGTGTATTGTGgtattacattataaaaaaatattgttatgataAGTTTCGTGGGGCGGATTACTAATTGTACATTCCAGTAGAAGTGTTTATCCTCGTTAGTaactgattataaaaaaatgggacACTTGCATCGGGAATTATTCCTTATTGTATATGTATTCCTTTCTTAGACAGTATTTTAAACtctttaataagtatttatttcctTCAAATAAACAGCACCAGGAACACCAACACAACAAAACATTCCTAGCAACACCCACCCATTTTGATGGGTGGTATTCTCACGtggaattaaaacaaaagtggcTACCTACTGAaagttttgtaacaattatCATGCATTATCCTGCCAACGAGTCCGTCGTAATGCCATGCAAATTACTCACAAAAAGAGGATGCTAGAATCATGAGGGAAATtcgtattatatattttttgctttcatTAGACgacgaatattgtttacatTGTTGGTATTTCATGTAGGTGGTTAACAATATTCCGCCTGCAAGAAGAACTGAGATTGGAATAGGGACTGTGTTGCTAAATACtccatacaattttttttgtttaatcttgCCATATTGAAGACATAAAGAAAAGTTTCtgagatatatatttttttaacagcgGAGTGACGTTTttcttcaaaatagtttttatggaATTTCAAATCACTCAAATGCTCGTTGGATCGCTTGCCAAGCTTTGGCAACCTTCATAATAAATGAGGAAAATGCCTTTGCCTGGTAATGAGACATTTAAAGCCAGgtattaaacaataatgtttatcggaatttataaatgttttatttattaaattttcttatttcgGTCTTTAGAAATAATCGTTAGCTTCCTTTGTTCGTTTTCCAAATGCAGAAGAAATTGTGCAGTAATCAAGAACTTTCAAGATGCGAATCATTCTACTAATTGGCGGAAAAATTGacttaaagatttattttatttttcccttcTAGACAAA from Trichoplusia ni isolate ovarian cell line Hi5 chromosome 4, tn1, whole genome shotgun sequence includes the following:
- the LOC113493440 gene encoding proline-rich protein 12-like — its product is MDFFQILVLTLHMTQVLTKSKSKSRSKKYQTSSSDEESIENLLYYKDCQRTAKEQTTPVPEPARYVEPPPPPPPRQPDCPFPKMCCALSCGNECGGSQPSFISRQMESMPGLQSMQPMQPLPQARPPDRMGAVQPTIVQRRKKKLKFQPNKMQAPILTGPTRRDGGGFTKEKIKSLISQDDDIRKILKDLVRVTMQKVDLLDMMGPKVPADNGLTEPPTPKIPFEDYEE